A window of Solanum stenotomum isolate F172 chromosome 9, ASM1918654v1, whole genome shotgun sequence genomic DNA:
CTGTTAGAGTTGCTAGGAATCACGTTTTTCGTATGTATTTTTGCAGGTCGAATAGGTATAGTTGATCATGATGTAGTGGAACTTAACAATCTTCAGAGGCAGGTAGTTTTTCGATCAATAGCTATGTGTTTAATGCACTGGTTTATTGAATTTGATGCGTGTTGTTTTTGTCTAGTGATTTTGAGATTTTTGCTATTTCTGTTATTAAGTTAATTGGCTATGGTGTTGACATTGTGTTCCAGATAATACACACTGAAGCATATATTGGAAAGTCAAAAGTAGAGTCAGCTGCTGCTACTTGTCGCTCGTAAGTCGCAGATAGATTAACTTTGTTTTGTGTCGAGCCTGCATTTAATGttctaatttatttgtttgttcgTTTTAGGATCAACTCTTCCACTCAGATTGTGGAGCACAGAGAAGCATTCCGCACGTCCAATGCTTTGGAAATTGTGAGCAAGTATGGTTTAGTAACTCCTATTTATATATGGCTGCATGATTTATTTCCTATATGTATCTCTTTTGATGTTTTTTGTTGGttcagtttcctcttttgcTTCCGTAGAGCGGTGATTTTGACATTTCCTTGCTTAATGATCTCTCTCAGATATGATGTGGTAGTTGATGCAACAGACAATGCTCCAAGCCGCTACATGATCAATGATTGCTGTGTTGTGCTTGGGAAGGTTAGCTGTTTCTTGTGATGTTATCTTTTTATACAAATACTGCTGGTACTGTGATATTTACTGAAAGCTGGATACGGAAATGATATAAACTATACAATTGCCTTCTTATGCAATAACGTTTCCTTTGATCTTTCATGTTTAAGCTAACAGGAGGCTTTTTCATATAGCTATTACCCTCACTTTTAAATTGCCATGCTAATGTTCTGGTATGATCATGTAACTGTGGTAGTGAATATACCGACACTGATCTCATAGTGCTAGTATGAAATTGGATGATGAGTTTCATTTGGATGTTGATCCATTTTCTGAGAACTGGCTTACTTGTATTAACAGCCTCTTGTATCTGGAGCTGCTCTAGGACTAGAAGGGCAGGTACCATTTCCTGACATTCATCATTCCCAGAGCTTTTGTGTTTCCCTAAAACTTCAAATTGATTGGTAACTAACCCTATACTCCGAATGGTTTGTATAGCTGACAGTTTACAATTACAATGGAGGTCCATGCTATCGATGCCTATTTCCAACTCCTCCACCCACAAATGCTTGTCAGAGATGTGCTGATAGTGGAGTACTTGGAGTTGGTACGTTGTTCTTCTCTCAAAATAACCATCTAATCTCCTGTCCTTTTTCAAGAAGTGTCTGGATTCCTTAGATTATCTCATATTATATGTGTGAAATTTCCTTAGTTTTCCGAAACAAAGTTCTCACTATAGTTTGTGTATTTGTTAATCTACTTATCTTGTTTATAACAATGGTAGAGACTTGGGGAGGAAAGAATTGATGCCATGTCAAACCTGGAATTTTTTGGAAATGCAACTGTTTTCTGTGTATTATTTGTAGGGTTCAATTGTGAAACATATGGTGTTGCCAGCGTGATATTACTTTAGATCCTTCTTTCAGTATTAATTTTTCCCTTCACTTCAGTTCCAGGTGTTATTGGATGTCTTCAAGCCTTAGAGGCCATAAAGGTTGCTAGCTTGGTTGGAGAACCACTCTCCGGAAGAATGCTTCTTTTGGATGCCCTGTCAGGCCGGTTCCGTAATGTGTGTTAGATATTCTAATTCCTCATACTTCCAGTCACTTTGTTCTTTATTCTATCTGAGCAGAGGATATATTgcagtctttttttttttttgcattctGAAATAAGCAGTGAGCCAAAAACGAAATTAGGTAAAACTAAGGCGAggcataataataatttttttgataaatcctTTTGGAATAGACAATAAACTTTTAAATAGATAGTAAGTAGGATGTGAAAAACAGGGGGAAAAATATCTGGAATcgctattaaaaaaaataaaaagatttttcgAAGTAGCTAGCCCACAAATACTTCCAATAAATGTGTTTTTACACTTAAGGATCACTGTATCATATATCTATTCTATATATGCCTTGTACTTTGTAACTAATTAGGACTTCCACAATCTCTTGCACATATATCAATTTATTTGGAATATcttctttcaatatttatttatttattttcccaTGTTGCTCTAcctatcttatttttcttttggcaTTGTCAACATCTCAAATCATCATCTCTCTCACAAATTTAGGTCAAACTACGTGGAAGGTCATTGCAGTGCGAAGCTTGTGGAGATGATGCAGTACTGACAAGACAGACATTTTCGGAGTTTGATTATGAAAAGTTTACTCAAACTCCACTATCCACGGTGCATTTCTTTTTCACAACTTTTCAATTGTATTTGATTGATTCACCCTTTGATACTGTATGCAAATGAGGACATAGCTAAGAATTCATCATCCGATAATTGATGATGGTTTCAGGGTCCATTGAAGTTGAACCTTCTTTCACTGGATGATCGAATCAGCAGCAAAGAGTACAACGAGCAAGTGGGGAGAGGAGAAGCACATGTTTTAGTGGATGTTCGACCAAGTCATCACTATAAGATTGTTTCACTTCCCAACTCTATGAACATACCTCTATCGACGTTGGAAGGTAGATTGCCTGAAATATCTGCTGCTATGGAAAAAGAGGCAAATAAAGAGAATGGTTCAAATGCTTCTCTGTTTGTAATATGCAGAAGAGGCAATGATTCACAAGTTGCTGTTGAATTGCTTCACAAATTGGGTTTCACTTCAGCAAAGGATATAATTGGGGGCTTAGAGTCATGGACTCACAACGTGGATCCAAAGTTCCCTACCTACTAACTATATTATATACCTacaaaattgtcatttattcctcacttaattttttttgcctttAATCAAAAACTTAATTTATGTTTCCGATTGAAGTCTTATTATAGATTTTATCAAGCGTTAAACTCAATGAGGTTGTCCTACTATTATCATGGGTGTTTATCTCCTTAGTTGATGggtgtataatatatatatgatctatGTATACCATCTAGAAAAAGTAGACAATAGCTATTTGCAAAGGTccctatattttttatttagttacGCGTCATTAATTCCTTTTTAAGTGACTTTATGTGATACTTGAGTAAGGTTGAGTCACTTTATCATTACAAAAAAATGGTTTAACGACTTCGATACAATAAAGTAAAAGTTAAAGTGATCATCTATGAAATTATCCCGGAACTCATGTACTGCAGAGGAAGGTTTAACAAGAGTATGTCCAACTATACATGACCTTCACCATAATGACAATCCAGCAATCCCATGATTGCAATTAGTCACTTTCTGTCAAAAGCTTTTTAACACAAATTGGGGTGTCTGGGATAGCTTGCACACATCCGTAACTAcaatatatagatagatatatatagACACGCGCACACACAAGACATTTAAAACCAGCAAATACATATAATCTCTGGCATGAATCTTTTCAACACCAACAGCTATGTAATGACAGTTGATAATGCAAATTTATACAGTCTACAAGGAAGTAACTGATCAGACCTTTGATGATTAGACCAATTAGAAACCGGAGTTATCGATCCCAGAGGTTTTAGGGTACCCATCATACTCCGGTTTAATATTCAGCGTTGCACAAATAGCTCTAAATTTCAGTCTCAAGGAGTCAATAATATCGGTAGCAGACTCGTTCTCTGGGTCAGAGAAGGGGTATTTATTGAGCAATTCATCCATCTGTTTGATGCTTTTCTGCACTCGGGATGAGAAACAAGTTGGATCTACTAAGATAGCAGCATTCCATACATCAATACAACCTTTGTAAAAACCCAATTCTTCGCCTACTTCAAACCCCTTTTTGAGTCCTACCTGTTTGCCTTCATCTTTACCAGAATTTAGGCCATCCGTATAGCCTACCGAGTAGCCTTCTTTGTAATGAATGTCCTCTAGATTCAATGATGAGTCAAAAATGTCCTCACTTGAATTAACGGTTTGAGAACTCATCGATGCTTAACCAAGATTGTTTGGAGAAGAAAACCTGAAACGGTGAGATGTTAGTTGTTAACTACCACTTGACAGAAGGTAATGGAATCAAAACTTAGCAAGACAACACAAAACCCTTCCAATTATAACACAACCTAATAATCCAATATATTTTGGTTGAATGAACAAATTTTTCTAGCAAAGATATACAGTttggattgaaaaaaaaaagcattacTTTTCgagcaaataaaaaaagatgaatagtAAGAGCAGAGAGATGTCGAAGGCTGACTTAGCAAATACCACTAAATCACTATATACATTAGAATAATATCAGAAGCAGAAAACCAAGTAAGCAAATCAATAACACCTCAATATTTAACCAAAAGAAGAAGTTTTGGCAACGTTCAATGggaaaaaatgaatcaaatgtCCACACAAGAGACAAAAGATACTTTCTTTCTCAACAAGCTCTATATGCAACGCACTGACTGGACTGTTGACTTCTTTCCAAGCTCTCTAAATCATACTACTCCATATGAAATAGACCACGGAAATAAGAGAAAATGGAGTTACGGCAGCCAAAGATACATGACAATGGCTGTTTCCTTGGTGGAATACAAATTCGATACAAGGATTCAGAACGCTTTGGAAGTTTGGATTAAAACACAAAATCTACAATGCATAtagcatttattttattttgtaaatcatcgttcaaaacttaatgaaagCATGAAGCTTCATTCAAAACAAATCGCTACCTTCTCAACTTTTAACTACTGGTGTTTGTAGAATAGCAGACTTCTACAATAAAACAAATCAAGAAGTCATGACAATCATATTGTGAACTTTATTTATGGTCTTAATTAGAAGTTAAAGTCATTAAAAAATCAGTTTAATTAAGTCCTTAAGATATAAAAAGTTTAGACCTTTAAAAGGAATTGAGCTGAAAACCAAAGTTTTCTCACATTATAATTCTTCATTTATAAGAGAGCTTGAACCAATGTGAGAAAACTTCGGTTTTCAGCTCAATTCCCCTCTCTCAAAGACTAGCTTGCATTCATTTAAAATCCTGTACTAACTTTTGAGGTAGAGTTAAGCCAaagttccattttttaaaacatgCATTACAAATATGTGAAAAAAGAATTTGTGTAGACATGTCAAGACATCAGAACTAGCTTTTGGAGACAGATTATAGGGGTGTTGCCCCGTTATGTGATGATTCCTGCCACAttaacaccttgtttggatggttgttacacATTgcattgtattgttagtttaaacacaatatttgttttgattgttactcaAAATTCTATTGATGTAATCGCGTCGTTACCTTAATaacttttttctcattttgtctttttttattattcaataATTCAATTTATCATTTACTTTTCATAGTAGTTGTACACCATACCCtacttcaacttcaaattatggatgtgtgacattatgtaacACAGAACAATACAATCTATCTAAACATTATATTCATAGTACAATACATAACAATCATTCAAACAAAGTGTAAGTATATAATTCTAGCAAAAGGAAGCAGTGCTCTGTGGACACAAATTCATAAGAAATTTGCAAAACCAAAAGATAGAACTTTATTGCCCGGTTACATGCTCACTAAACACAAAGAAATTGTCTATGATGGAAATTTTTTGGTATTTCGGTTTTTTCAGTTCTAGCATTTGGTGTACCGAATATCGAACCGATTATTTCGGCTCTGTTCGATTTTTGTTAATTCGATTCGGTTTTTGTTAGTTCGGATTTTGATCAGccatctatataaaaaaaaataatttcacaatTCACACAaatcagaaagaaaaaaaaaacggaagataaaatagaaatcaagaaaacaaaagataatCAAATACCATACCTGGACTGGTCGCTGCCGCTGGTTGGCTGCTGCTGGTCGCGGCGGTCGGCGGGAAGTGAGAAGTGCTGCGGTGCACTGCTGATCGCTGAAAAGTGGACAGTGGTGacctaattttaaattttgtttgcctataatatttattgtttcatattaataattaatactcctatgatatcaatatatattataatataatatatttcgattaaatcaaaatatcgaAAATGgaatcaaaatatcaaaaatgcaaaaatatataccaaaaattgaattgaaaattaaaaaatcaaaattaaaataaaataaaaattagatttaaTTCGATATTTcgatttttcaatatttatgtcAAACctacacaatataaatttacTGCTATATTTACATACCTTTGCTTAAGATAATTACTTATAACCtaaacaaaagaacaaaaaaaaaaagcaagaaaaaagagactaaccaaaaaaaaaaaagagagggaaTATTGCCTTATCAATAGTTGtccaattaaatttgaaatattctcTTTTTCACCTTTTAATTGACTTGTGTTTCTTTTTTGCCTTTCTAGCATGTTCTCTTGTCTCCTCATACTCAAAATCTAAAACCTCTATGGGTAATTTCAAAAGTGGAGTATTAAGCGAGTTATAagtagattttatttttatcttaataGGTAGAGAGATTATTTTCGATAAATCTTGATCGactcaagaaaaaaatttattaaaccATATAGTATATGTAGATTTTATTTCTATCTTGGTAGGTAAAGAGACTATTTCCGATAAACCTTAATCGACTtaagaaaaaacatattaaagcGTATAGTGTACATAGATTTTGTTTCTATCTTGATAGGTAGAGAAATTGTTTTAGATAAACCTCGATCGActcaagaaaaaaatcatactaaaGCATATAAATGCATACCCAAATATGAATTTTTcaacttaattttaaatactAGTACTATTTTTCAAACACCTACTTGGTAGAGCTATGGATATGATAAAGACAAAACCTAGACTACCttttttttcactctttattttatgttgttATAAATATGAAGTTGGCCAGGCCCCTACATTGCCCCTTGTATGCCAACCTCTATATAATATCAAATCAAAGTCATCTCCAATATCCTTCCAACACCATCACCAAGAGAGCTGGTATTCAGGGTGTTCACATGTTTGAATCTCACTAGCAAcaattttcttcatcaaaaaaCACTTTTCATTCCTCAAAACTACCAATAAACTTTTCCATTCTACATGGACAAGATTATGAAATACcaaattttaaagcttttactTATAGCTATACTTGTACTCATGACTCCTCTAATATCTTCATCTCAAAGAACTCCTTATCTTTACTTCATAGTTAATCTTCTCATTATCTCATTAGGAGTTGATGCTGGCCTAATTACCTTTTTCTCCAAATCTCAAAATGATGACAAAAATAGTCctccttctctttctcctcaTACTACTAGTATTATTAAGCAACAAAAAATTGTTCCTAAATTGGTTGAAAAATGTGTTTCTGAGAAAATTGTTGGGGTCACAAAATTAGTTGTGAAGGATGAAGTGAAATTACAAAAATGTCCTTCCACACCAAGTTTGTTTTTTATTGGGAGTAGTGAGGATAGAAGTGAAGTAAAAGAGGAGGAGGAGTTAGAGGAGATTAGTGGGGAGGAGTTGTTTAATAAAGCTGAGATATTTATTGGTAATTTCTACAATCAATTGAAAATGCAAAGAGAAGCATCATTTGAATCATTGAAAAGAGTGAGCTTTGCTTCTGATCTTAAGATTTGTGTTTAATTTAAGGGAGAATTGATTCAGGTTAGGATGTTAGTGGAGTATGAGCCTGATAAGATGTTCACAATCTCATCAATAGGGTTCGAGCTTGGTAGGATGTATGTAGTTTCACTAGTGGGGTTTAAGCGTGATAAAGTAGAATGTACGAAGAccttatttctatttttctgaGGTAAAACGATTGTATTCGATTTCGAAGAAGCATAGCAAGATTTAACTTAGAGGAGTATTCTAGCAATATTGTATTCTAcatttatataagttttggaTTTAG
This region includes:
- the LOC125876634 gene encoding adenylyltransferase and sulfurtransferase MOCS3, whose protein sequence is MDSNGVEAARIRQEIDSLKSNKRNIERQISALEAQLNQLEVNSSTVCPQPLSNGDLSNSNGLSPDMIYRYSRHLLLPSFGVQGQANLLKSSVLVIGAGGLGSPALLYLAACGVGRIGIVDHDVVELNNLQRQIIHTEAYIGKSKVESAAATCRSINSSTQIVEHREAFRTSNALEIVSKYDVVVDATDNAPSRYMINDCCVVLGKPLVSGAALGLEGQLTVYNYNGGPCYRCLFPTPPPTNACQRCADSGVLGVVPGVIGCLQALEAIKVASLVGEPLSGRMLLLDALSGRFRNVKLRGRSLQCEACGDDAVLTRQTFSEFDYEKFTQTPLSTGPLKLNLLSLDDRISSKEYNEQVGRGEAHVLVDVRPSHHYKIVSLPNSMNIPLSTLEGRLPEISAAMEKEANKENGSNASLFVICRRGNDSQVAVELLHKLGFTSAKDIIGGLESWTHNVDPKFPTY
- the LOC125876270 gene encoding uncharacterized protein LOC125876270: MSSQTVNSSEDIFDSSLNLEDIHYKEGYSVGYTDGLNSGKDEGKQVGLKKGFEVGEELGFYKGCIDVWNAAILVDPTCFSSRVQKSIKQMDELLNKYPFSDPENESATDIIDSLRLKFRAICATLNIKPEYDGYPKTSGIDNSGF